The following proteins are co-located in the Perognathus longimembris pacificus isolate PPM17 chromosome 25, ASM2315922v1, whole genome shotgun sequence genome:
- the G3bp1 gene encoding ras GTPase-activating protein-binding protein 1 encodes MVMEKPSPLLVGREFVRQYYTLLNQAPDMLHRFYGKNSSYVHGGLDSNGKPADAVYGQKEIHRKVMSQNFTNCHTKIRHVDAHATLNDGVVVQVMGLLSNNNQALRRFMQTFVLAPEGSVANKFYVHNDIFRYQDEVFGGFVTEPQEVESEEEVEEPEERQQTPEVVPDDSGAFYDQAVNNDLEEHIEEPVAEPEPDPEPEPEQEPASEIQEEKSEPVLEEAAAEAARQSASPAPADAAQTAQEDLRTFSWASVTSKNLPPSGAVPVTGIPPHVVKVPASQPRPESKPESQIPPQRPQRDQRVREQRINIPPHRGPRPIREAGEQGDVEPRRIVRHPDSHQLFIGNLPHEVDKSELKDFFQNYGNVVELRINSGGKLPNFGFVVFDDSEPVQKVLSCRPIMFRGEVRLNVEEKKTRAAREGDRRDSRLRGPGGPRGGLGGGLRGPPRGGLVPKPGFGVGRGIAPRQ; translated from the exons ATGGTTATGGAGAAGCCTAGTCCCCTGCTGGTCGGGCGGGAATTTGTGAGACAGTATTACACACTGCTGAACCAGGCCccggacatgctgcatag GTTTTATGGAAAGAACTCGTCCTATGTTCACGGGGGCCTGGATTCAAATGGCAAGCCAGCAGACGCAGTCTACGGACAGAAA GAAATTCATAGGAAAGTGATGTCGCAGAACTTCACCAACTGCCACACCAAGATTCGCCATGTGGATGCCCACGCCACGCTGAATGACGGTGTGGTGGTCCAGGTGATGGGACTGCTGTCCAACAACAACCAGGCTCTGCGGAGATTCATGCAGACCTTCGTCCTGGCTCCCGAG GGCTCTGTTGCAAATAAATTCTATGTTCATAATGATATCTTCAGATACCAAGATGAGGTCTTCGGTGGCTTTGTTACTGAGCCTCAGGAAGTTG AATCTGAGGAAGAAGTAGAAGAACCTGAGGAAAGACAGCAGACACCGGAAGTTGTTCCTGATGATTCTGGAGCTTTCTATGATCAAGCAGTCAA CAATGACTTGGAAGAACACATAGAGGAGCCTGTCGCCGAGCCCGAGCCTGACCccgagccagagccagagcaggaaCCGGCGTCTGAAATCCAAGAGGAAAAGTCTGAGCCCGTCCTGGAAGAAGCTGCAGCTGAGGCTGCGCGGCAGagcgcctcccccgcccccgcggaCGCCGCGCAGACCGCGCAGGAGGACCTCAGG ACATTTTCTTGGGCTTCTGTGACCAGTAAGAATCTCCCTCCCAGCGGAGCCGTTCCGGTTACTGGCATTCCACCCCACGTCGTCAAAgtcccagcctcccag ccccgTCCAGAGTCTAAGCCTGAATCTCAAATTCCACCGCAGAGACCTCAGAGGGATCAGAGAGTTCGAGAACAACGAATAAACATCCCTCCCCACCGGGGTCCCCGGCCAA TCCGTGAGGCCGGTGAGCAAGGTGATGTGGAGCCCCGGAGGATTGTGCGGCACCCCGACAGTCACCAACTCTTCATTGGCAACCTGCCTCACGAGGTGGACAAGTCAGAGCTCAAAGATTTCTTCCAAA ACTATGGAAATGTGGTGGAGCTGCGCATTAACAGCGGTGGGAAGCTGCCCAACTTTGGTTTTGTTGTGTTCGATGACTCTGAGCCTGTGCAGAAGGTCCTGAGCTGCCGG CCCATCATGTTCCGAGGCGAAGTCCGTCTGAATGTGGAGGAGAAGAAGACGAGGGCGGCCCGAGAAGGCGATCGCCGAGACAGCCGCCTGCGGGGACCCGGAGGCCCTCGAGGTGGGCTGGGGGGCGGCCTGCGAGGCCCGCCCCGCGGAGGCCTGGTGCCCAAGCCGGGGTTCGGAGTGGGAAGGGGCATCGCCCCCAGACAGTGA